The Burkholderia pyrrocinia genome has a segment encoding these proteins:
- the lnt gene encoding apolipoprotein N-acyltransferase, producing MDDPILSRPAGGLLAPAPGRALPRWHYPAALLAGAANTLSFAPTPHGGWLQLVVFVWFFAQLTRTSSWRGAALTGGAFGFGNFISGIWWLYISMHVYGEMAAPLAGGALILFSLYLSLYPAFSAGLWSFCAGHAWHRRAPDPRPFSPTWHGAFAFASAWAFGEWLRGTLFTGFPWLASGYPQVDGPFAGFAPVVGVYGIAWVLALFAALVVQALAAARPSPAREGSAGGNPRVRIAAPAGVAVALVAAGLGLSQVTWTVPANAPLTVRLLQGNVKQDIKFEQEGIDAAIKMYQQMIVEKPADLIVTPETAIAVMIQELPEPFAVAIRKFSDTTGSAVLFGAVGASVTEDGRYVDYTNSLYGVTPNSRDIYHYDKHHLVPFGEFIPWGFRWFVDLMKMPLGDFARGAPVQKPFLVHNQPVMADICYEDLFGEEIAATIRDNPQPPGVLVNVTNLAWFGDTIALDQHLQIARMRSLETGRPMLRSTNTGMTAAIDARGRVLGQLKPFTIGSLDVRIEGTSGFTPYVTSGNNIVLAVSFVLLAFGFTFGPGLRRRNGAKPDDDRHA from the coding sequence ATGGACGATCCGATCCTGTCCCGCCCGGCTGGCGGCCTTCTCGCGCCGGCACCCGGCCGCGCGCTGCCGCGCTGGCACTACCCGGCCGCGCTGCTCGCCGGCGCGGCCAATACGCTCAGCTTCGCACCGACCCCGCACGGCGGCTGGCTGCAGCTCGTCGTATTCGTCTGGTTTTTCGCGCAACTGACGCGCACGTCGAGCTGGCGCGGCGCCGCGCTCACGGGCGGCGCGTTCGGCTTCGGCAACTTCATCAGCGGCATCTGGTGGCTCTACATCAGCATGCACGTGTACGGCGAGATGGCCGCGCCGCTCGCGGGCGGCGCGCTCATTCTGTTCTCGCTGTACCTGTCGCTGTACCCGGCGTTCTCGGCCGGGCTGTGGTCGTTCTGCGCGGGCCATGCGTGGCATCGCCGCGCGCCCGACCCGCGGCCGTTCTCGCCGACCTGGCACGGCGCGTTCGCGTTCGCGAGCGCATGGGCCTTCGGCGAATGGCTGCGCGGCACGCTGTTCACCGGCTTTCCGTGGCTCGCGAGCGGCTACCCGCAGGTCGACGGCCCGTTCGCGGGCTTCGCGCCGGTGGTCGGCGTGTACGGGATCGCATGGGTGCTCGCGCTGTTCGCCGCGCTGGTCGTGCAGGCGCTTGCCGCCGCGCGCCCTTCGCCCGCACGTGAAGGCAGCGCCGGCGGCAATCCGCGCGTGCGCATCGCCGCGCCGGCCGGCGTCGCCGTCGCGCTCGTCGCGGCCGGCCTCGGGCTGTCGCAGGTCACCTGGACCGTGCCCGCGAACGCGCCGCTCACGGTGCGGCTGCTGCAGGGCAACGTGAAGCAGGACATCAAGTTCGAGCAGGAAGGCATCGACGCGGCGATCAAGATGTACCAGCAGATGATCGTCGAGAAGCCCGCCGACCTGATCGTCACGCCCGAGACCGCGATCGCGGTGATGATCCAGGAATTGCCCGAGCCGTTCGCCGTCGCGATTCGCAAGTTCAGCGACACGACCGGCTCCGCCGTGCTGTTCGGCGCGGTCGGCGCGTCGGTGACCGAGGACGGCCGCTACGTCGACTATACGAACAGCCTGTACGGCGTGACGCCGAACTCGCGCGACATCTATCACTACGACAAGCACCACCTCGTGCCCTTCGGCGAATTCATCCCGTGGGGCTTCCGGTGGTTCGTCGACCTGATGAAGATGCCGCTCGGCGACTTCGCGCGCGGCGCGCCCGTGCAGAAGCCGTTCCTCGTGCACAACCAGCCCGTGATGGCCGACATCTGCTACGAGGACTTGTTCGGCGAGGAAATCGCCGCGACGATCCGCGACAACCCGCAGCCGCCCGGCGTGCTCGTCAACGTGACGAACCTCGCGTGGTTCGGCGACACGATCGCACTCGACCAGCACCTGCAGATCGCGCGGATGCGCTCGCTCGAGACGGGCCGGCCGATGCTGCGCTCGACCAACACCGGGATGACGGCCGCGATCGACGCGCGCGGGCGCGTGCTCGGCCAGCTGAAGCCGTTCACGATCGGCTCGCTCGACGTGCGGATCGAAGGCACGAGCGGCTTCACGCCGTACGTGACGAGCGGCAACAACATCGTGCTCGCGGTGTCGTTCGTGCTGCTCGCGTTCGGCTTCACGTTCGGGCCGGGGCTGCGCCGGCGCAACGGCGCGAAGCCCGACGACGACCGGCACGCATGA
- a CDS encoding gamma-glutamylcyclotransferase, with protein MRNAAMLPPAYPPSIGDGRLLTEDELAASLAHTMRDWDGRQDLWLFGYGSLIWNPGLPTVAAVRGKVHGYHRGLYLWSRVNRGTPEHPGLVLALDRGGSCSGIAFRLAGPTAQPHLETLWKREMPMGSYRPAWLPCSLENGERVNALAFVMRRDAPTYTGKLSDPVVKEVFGCAAGRYGTTLDYVSRTVDALRASGIPDRALEGLLARCR; from the coding sequence ATGCGCAACGCCGCGATGCTCCCGCCCGCCTACCCGCCGTCGATCGGCGACGGGCGGCTGCTGACGGAAGACGAGCTCGCGGCGTCGCTCGCGCACACGATGCGCGACTGGGACGGCCGGCAGGACCTCTGGCTGTTCGGCTATGGCTCGCTGATCTGGAACCCGGGGCTGCCGACCGTCGCCGCCGTGCGCGGCAAGGTGCACGGCTACCATCGCGGACTCTACCTGTGGTCGCGCGTGAACCGCGGCACGCCTGAACATCCGGGCCTCGTGCTCGCGCTCGATCGCGGCGGTTCGTGCTCGGGCATCGCGTTCCGGCTCGCGGGCCCGACCGCGCAGCCGCACCTCGAAACGCTGTGGAAGCGCGAGATGCCGATGGGTTCGTACCGGCCCGCGTGGCTGCCATGCTCGCTCGAGAACGGCGAACGCGTGAACGCGCTCGCGTTCGTGATGCGCCGCGACGCGCCGACCTATACGGGCAAGCTGTCCGACCCCGTCGTGAAGGAAGTGTTCGGTTGCGCGGCCGGCCGCTACGGCACGACGCTCGACTACGTAAGCCGCACGGTCGACGCGCTGCGCGCGAGCGGCATTCCCGATCGCGCGCTGGAAGGGCTGCTCGCGCGATGCCGGTGA
- a CDS encoding HlyC/CorC family transporter, with translation MNDSYPSRKPTDKPQEKRSLLERLTDFISPEPESRGELLEILQDAHERNLIDADSLSMIEGVFQVSDLCARDIMVPRAQMDAINIADKPEDFIPFVLEKAHSRYPVFEENRDNVIGVLLAKDLLRFYAEEEFDVRGMLRPAVFIPESKRLNVLLHDFRVNRNHLAIVVDEYGGVAGLITIEDVLEQIVGDIEDEYDFDEEAGNIIAGPDGRYRVRALTEIEQFNEAFGTDFPDDEVDTIGGLITHHFGRVPHRGEKLQLGNLVFEIQRGDARQVHVLLVRRNPHTSRRAETSHED, from the coding sequence ATGAACGATTCGTATCCCAGTCGTAAGCCAACCGACAAACCGCAAGAAAAGCGCTCGCTCCTCGAGCGCCTGACCGACTTCATCTCGCCCGAGCCCGAATCCCGCGGCGAGCTGCTGGAAATCCTCCAGGACGCCCACGAACGCAACCTGATCGACGCCGATTCGCTGTCGATGATCGAAGGCGTGTTCCAGGTATCCGACCTGTGCGCCCGCGACATCATGGTCCCGCGCGCGCAGATGGACGCGATCAACATCGCCGACAAACCCGAAGATTTCATCCCGTTCGTCCTCGAAAAGGCGCACTCGCGCTACCCGGTGTTCGAGGAAAACCGCGACAACGTGATCGGCGTGCTGCTCGCGAAGGATCTGCTGCGCTTCTACGCCGAAGAAGAGTTCGACGTGCGCGGGATGCTGCGCCCGGCCGTGTTCATTCCCGAATCGAAGCGCCTGAACGTGCTGCTGCACGACTTCCGCGTGAACCGCAACCACCTCGCGATCGTCGTCGACGAATACGGCGGCGTCGCGGGCCTGATCACGATCGAGGATGTGCTCGAACAGATCGTCGGCGACATCGAGGACGAATACGACTTCGACGAGGAAGCCGGCAACATCATCGCGGGGCCGGACGGCCGCTACCGCGTGCGTGCGCTCACCGAGATCGAACAGTTCAACGAGGCGTTCGGCACCGATTTCCCCGACGACGAAGTCGATACGATCGGCGGCCTGATCACCCATCATTTCGGACGCGTGCCGCACCGCGGCGAGAAGCTGCAGCTCGGCAACCTCGTGTTCGAGATCCAGCGCGGCGATGCGCGCCAGGTTCATGTGCTGCTGGTGCGCCGCAATCCGCACACCAGCCGTCGCGCCGAAACCTCGCACGAGGACTGA